A single genomic interval of Nostoc commune NIES-4072 harbors:
- a CDS encoding plasmid pRiA4b ORF-3 family protein, whose product MEDLFARLERTFNPELPSLTESQQQLLQELNIDENQPGTILHDFQTLIDFLQPNGVEVSSVNNLLPLKVLSEVNSRLSHPIETKLKRPVQKSYPYINGLYLLLRSSGIAQIRSQGKKQILVLDTATLESWSNLNPTERYFNLLEAWLIWGNNEILGEHQDSFGNLFRCSQLWPRVPDKGLKFPKYEDQYNISYYPGLHNVALLELFGLLSIKQGKAQEGKGWRITSLQRLPFGDALLQLLFPLGIRGELQDDVNVNFGKLQSHLQPFFPEWEHNLFVPQQGFTDGIYIFKVSISHAWRRIAIPAKKTLGWLAETILDAFDFDYDHLYEFSYKDRFGRTIKIGHPYMEIPPFADQVQIGDLSLEPGAKMTYLYDFGDNWKFDVQLEAINQPDNKIKKPKILEVHGNAPQQYWSEDEDEENEGE is encoded by the coding sequence ATGGAAGATTTATTTGCGCGGCTAGAACGCACATTCAATCCTGAACTGCCTTCCTTAACAGAGTCACAGCAACAACTTCTACAAGAACTCAACATTGATGAAAATCAACCTGGTACGATTCTGCATGACTTTCAAACTCTAATAGATTTCTTGCAACCAAATGGAGTGGAAGTTAGTAGTGTTAATAACCTTTTACCACTGAAAGTATTATCAGAAGTTAATTCTCGGTTAAGTCACCCAATTGAAACTAAACTCAAACGTCCTGTCCAGAAATCATACCCCTACATTAATGGACTATATCTGTTATTACGCAGTTCTGGAATAGCCCAAATAAGATCCCAAGGTAAGAAGCAAATTTTAGTATTAGATACAGCCACCTTGGAATCATGGTCAAATCTCAACCCAACAGAACGCTATTTCAACTTGTTAGAAGCTTGGTTGATTTGGGGGAATAACGAAATTTTGGGTGAGCATCAAGACTCATTCGGTAATTTATTTAGATGTAGTCAACTTTGGCCTCGCGTCCCAGATAAAGGTTTAAAATTTCCTAAATATGAAGACCAATACAATATTAGTTATTACCCTGGTTTGCATAACGTTGCTCTGTTAGAGTTATTTGGATTGTTATCTATCAAGCAAGGGAAAGCACAAGAAGGTAAGGGATGGCGGATTACGAGTTTACAACGCTTGCCTTTTGGGGATGCTCTGTTACAATTATTATTTCCGCTAGGGATACGAGGAGAATTACAGGATGATGTAAATGTGAATTTTGGGAAATTGCAGTCACATTTACAACCATTTTTTCCAGAATGGGAGCATAACTTATTTGTTCCACAGCAAGGCTTCACGGATGGAATTTATATTTTTAAAGTGTCTATTTCTCACGCTTGGAGACGCATTGCTATACCAGCGAAAAAAACATTAGGCTGGCTAGCAGAAACAATTCTTGATGCTTTTGATTTTGACTACGACCATTTATATGAGTTTAGTTATAAAGACCGTTTTGGTCGCACAATTAAAATAGGTCATCCCTACATGGAAATACCTCCATTCGCTGACCAAGTACAGATTGGTGATTTATCTCTAGAACCAGGTGCTAAAATGACCTATCTTTATGATTTTGGTGATAACTGGAAATTTGATGTGCAGTTAGAAGCAATTAATCAGCCTGATAATAAAATTAAAAAACCAAAGATTTTAGAAGTTCACGGAAATGCACCTCAACAATATTGGAGTGAGGATGAAGATGAGGAGAATGAGGGAGAGTAA
- the cobO gene encoding cob(I)yrinic acid a,c-diamide adenosyltransferase, whose translation MKNDTPEELNPDKEIGRLIDEVMSSSLTDEQYRKKMQRRKEVQDQRIAQAVPEKGLIIVNTGNGKGKTTAALGMVLRSLGHGYKVAIVQFIKGSWEPSEKRVFSNWEDQLEFHAMGEGFTWETQDRDRDLDKASAAWQKSLEYIRNPDFHLVLLDEINIALKMSYLEVEDVLAGLAQKPADKHVILTGRGAPAAIIECADLVTEMTLVKHPFRDQGVKAQPGIEY comes from the coding sequence ATGAAAAACGATACACCAGAAGAATTAAACCCAGACAAAGAGATTGGGCGCTTGATTGATGAGGTAATGTCTTCATCTCTGACTGATGAACAGTATCGCAAAAAGATGCAGCGACGCAAAGAAGTGCAGGATCAACGTATAGCACAAGCTGTACCAGAAAAAGGATTAATTATTGTAAATACTGGTAATGGTAAAGGTAAAACCACTGCGGCTTTGGGAATGGTGTTACGATCGCTAGGTCACGGGTATAAAGTAGCGATCGTTCAATTTATCAAAGGTAGTTGGGAACCTTCAGAAAAACGGGTTTTTAGTAATTGGGAAGACCAGTTAGAATTTCACGCAATGGGCGAAGGCTTTACCTGGGAAACTCAAGACCGCGATCGCGATCTCGATAAAGCTAGCGCCGCTTGGCAAAAATCATTAGAATATATTCGCAACCCAGACTTTCATCTGGTGTTGTTAGACGAAATCAATATCGCGCTGAAAATGTCTTACTTAGAAGTAGAGGATGTTTTAGCCGGGTTGGCGCAAAAACCAGCCGATAAGCACGTTATTCTCACAGGTAGAGGCGCACCGGCTGCAATAATAGAGTGTGCCGACCTGGTAACTGAAATGACCCTAGTTAAGCATCCTTTCCGCGATCAAGGCGTTAAAGCGCAACCAGGAATTGAGTATTAA
- a CDS encoding ATP-binding protein, which translates to MTEDLLKSFQQAYRNLELLPLIEENDLRRFRVEYGEDTIDELIQLIEDSPNSDGKVVFTGHRGCGKSTLLAEFSRRIEDKYFVVLFSIADTIEMSDVNHINVLFSIAVNLMLEAEARQIDIPASTKNAIDKWFATRVRTEETNIEREASKDFNILKFFSVKLKVDSKIRYELKQEFERKISELIAQLNIIAAAIQAVTKKQILVILDDLDKLDLAVVNHLFKDNIKALCLPGFRIIYTIPIAALREKDLKPTIENETNDQVVAMPVLKLFKKGESHLPNARPFPKTLNILCEILTKRISPNLLKSSTAEKIVLNSGGVLRELIRISNECCRICLRLIRRKPEDKVIINDEILDQAINNIRNDFAMPLGSVDYRILQTTYNNFKPEDPKQQEFLDLLHGLYVLEYRNRQNWYDVHPIIVELLREEGLIDDSQ; encoded by the coding sequence ATGACTGAAGATTTACTCAAGTCGTTTCAACAAGCTTATCGTAATTTGGAACTGTTACCATTAATTGAAGAGAATGATTTACGACGGTTTCGGGTAGAGTATGGCGAAGATACTATTGATGAATTGATACAGTTGATTGAAGATAGTCCCAATTCAGATGGTAAGGTTGTTTTTACCGGACATCGGGGATGTGGTAAATCTACTTTGTTGGCGGAATTTAGCCGGAGAATAGAAGATAAATATTTTGTTGTTTTATTTTCTATTGCTGACACTATAGAAATGTCCGACGTAAATCATATTAATGTCCTGTTTTCTATTGCTGTTAATTTAATGCTGGAAGCGGAGGCGCGTCAAATTGATATTCCTGCTTCTACTAAAAATGCGATTGATAAATGGTTTGCTACCCGCGTCCGTACGGAAGAAACTAATATTGAAAGGGAAGCCTCTAAAGATTTTAATATATTGAAATTTTTTAGTGTCAAATTAAAAGTTGACTCGAAAATTCGTTATGAACTTAAACAAGAATTTGAGCGTAAAATTTCTGAGTTAATCGCTCAATTAAATATTATCGCCGCAGCAATTCAAGCAGTTACCAAAAAACAAATATTAGTAATTCTTGATGATTTAGATAAACTTGATTTGGCAGTAGTCAATCATCTGTTTAAAGATAATATTAAAGCTCTTTGTTTACCTGGATTTAGGATTATTTATACTATCCCCATTGCTGCTTTGCGGGAAAAAGACCTCAAACCAACTATTGAAAATGAAACTAACGATCAAGTTGTGGCAATGCCTGTTTTAAAGTTATTTAAAAAAGGAGAGAGTCATTTACCAAATGCTAGACCATTTCCAAAAACTTTGAATATTCTTTGTGAAATATTGACTAAACGAATCTCACCTAATTTACTCAAATCATCAACAGCAGAAAAAATAGTTTTAAATAGTGGTGGCGTATTACGGGAATTAATTCGTATTTCTAATGAATGTTGTCGGATTTGTCTGCGGTTAATTCGCCGGAAGCCAGAAGATAAAGTAATAATTAATGATGAGATTTTAGACCAAGCAATAAATAATATTCGCAATGATTTTGCTATGCCTTTAGGTAGTGTAGATTATCGGATATTGCAGACAACTTATAATAATTTCAAGCCAGAAGACCCGAAACAGCAAGAATTTCTCGATTTACTACATGGGCTTTATGTACTTGAATATCGCAATCGTCAAAATTGGTATGATGTTCATCCTATTATTGTTGAATTGTTGCGTGAAGAGGGGTTAATTGATGACAGCCAATAA
- a CDS encoding tetratricopeptide repeat protein — protein sequence MTANNQNKKINPDQKNQDAFDDLIVSIEAGTGKFNLLIGVCDNADFRNQMIDRYETELKPDFCTYRVTLDEKEPNLKGAIQELLEKEKCLQQYQPAVITVTGAEKLLFLRLGEEQSPQEKFFGYLQWTREGLGKFPFAIVLWVTHQLMINLMKKAPDFWSWRNGVFRFVSHAKSVISAREVEAIRFALTSTELENFNSDNDYFLPIEDLQRLIQQIEQQSEIKDAKLASLYITLANIYKQRLDRGEAQDYQQELDLAIKYIYKALELQKELGLEEDVATSYNNLAGLYYSQGRYSEAEPLFIQALALSCKLLGEEHPDVAQSLNNLAGLYYSQGRYSEAEPLYIQALALRRKLLGEEHPDVAQSLNNLALLYNSQGRYSEAEPLFIQALALRRKLLGEEHPSVATSLNNLAGLYDSQGRYSEAEPLFIQALALRRKLLGEEHPDVASSLNNLAGLYDSQGRYSKAEPLFIQALALWRKLLGEEHPDVATSLNNLAYLYYSQGRYSEAEPLFIQALDIFERQVGVNHPNTVTTRDNLAYLRDRLSAPQ from the coding sequence ATGACAGCCAATAATCAGAACAAAAAGATTAACCCTGATCAAAAAAATCAAGATGCTTTTGATGATTTAATTGTCTCTATTGAAGCGGGAACAGGTAAATTTAATTTACTTATTGGTGTTTGTGATAATGCTGATTTTCGGAATCAAATGATTGACCGATATGAAACAGAATTAAAACCTGATTTTTGTACTTATAGGGTTACATTAGACGAAAAAGAACCTAATTTAAAAGGTGCTATTCAAGAACTTTTAGAAAAAGAAAAATGTCTACAACAGTATCAACCAGCAGTGATAACTGTTACAGGTGCAGAAAAGTTGCTGTTTCTCAGGTTGGGGGAAGAACAATCACCACAAGAAAAGTTCTTCGGTTATTTGCAGTGGACAAGGGAAGGTTTGGGGAAATTTCCCTTTGCGATCGTCCTGTGGGTGACGCATCAATTGATGATTAATTTAATGAAAAAAGCGCCGGATTTTTGGAGTTGGCGTAATGGAGTATTTCGGTTTGTTTCCCATGCTAAAAGTGTTATTTCTGCGAGAGAAGTTGAGGCGATACGTTTTGCGTTAACAAGTACGGAGTTAGAAAATTTTAATAGTGATAATGACTATTTTTTACCCATTGAAGATTTACAAAGATTAATTCAGCAAATAGAACAGCAAAGCGAAATTAAAGACGCGAAATTAGCAAGTTTGTATATTACGTTGGCGAACATTTACAAACAGAGATTAGATAGAGGCGAAGCCCAGGACTATCAACAAGAATTAGATTTAGCAATTAAGTATATTTATAAAGCGTTGGAATTGCAAAAAGAATTAGGGTTAGAGGAAGATGTCGCCACCAGTTACAACAACCTAGCGGGACTCTACTACTCCCAAGGCAGATACAGCGAAGCCGAACCCCTTTTCATCCAAGCTTTAGCACTCAGCTGCAAGCTGCTGGGAGAAGAACATCCAGATGTCGCCCAAAGCCTCAACAACCTAGCGGGACTCTACTACTCCCAAGGCAGATACAGCGAAGCCGAACCCCTTTACATCCAAGCTTTGGCACTCAGGCGCAAGCTGCTGGGAGAAGAACATCCAGATGTCGCCCAAAGCCTCAACAACCTAGCGTTACTCTACAACTCCCAAGGCAGATACAGCGAAGCCGAACCCCTTTTCATCCAAGCTTTAGCACTCAGGCGTAAGCTGCTGGGAGAAGAACATCCATCTGTCGCCACTAGCCTCAACAACCTAGCGGGACTCTACGATTCCCAAGGCAGATACAGCGAAGCCGAACCCCTTTTCATCCAAGCTTTAGCACTCAGGCGCAAGCTGCTGGGAGAAGAACATCCAGATGTCGCCTCTAGCCTCAACAACCTAGCGGGACTCTACGACTCCCAAGGCAGATACAGCAAAGCCGAACCCCTTTTCATCCAAGCTTTAGCACTCTGGCGCAAGCTGCTGGGTGAAGAACATCCAGATGTCGCCACTAGCCTCAACAACCTAGCGTATCTCTACTACTCCCAAGGCAGATACAGCGAAGCCGAACCCCTTTTCATCCAAGCTTTAGATATTTTTGAGCGACAGGTAGGGGTGAATCATCCTAATACTGTTACTACTCGTGACAATTTAGCATATCTTCGCGATCGCCTCTCCGCACCACAGTAA
- a CDS encoding type II toxin-antitoxin system RelE/ParE family toxin, whose protein sequence is MSNICRFTAPASRDIESIIDYVADNSSFDAAEHLLNKINEKCSNLANFPNMGRKRDELLPLLRSFPVDDYLIFYRAIASKLSAQSYTKMNA, encoded by the coding sequence ATGAGCAATATTTGTAGATTTACTGCTCCTGCAAGTCGGGATATTGAAAGCATTATTGATTATGTTGCTGACAACAGTAGTTTTGATGCTGCGGAGCATTTGCTCAATAAAATTAACGAAAAGTGCAGTAATTTAGCAAATTTTCCCAATATGGGACGCAAGCGTGATGAACTTTTACCTTTGTTACGTAGCTTTCCTGTAGATGATTATCTGATTTTCTATCGTGCGATCGCAAGCAAGCTTTCGGCTCAATCATATACCAAAATGAATGCGTGA
- a CDS encoding type II toxin-antitoxin system ParD family antitoxin, producing MNISFTPELEQFIQSQVANGKYASTEEVVVAGIKLLEERESIYKGRFEELRREIMVGVKASERGEVIEGETVFHQLEQKLQQRRQQTGE from the coding sequence ATGAATATTTCCTTTACTCCAGAATTAGAGCAATTTATCCAAAGTCAAGTTGCCAATGGTAAGTATGCCTCCACAGAGGAAGTGGTTGTTGCGGGTATTAAACTGCTGGAGGAAAGGGAATCTATTTATAAGGGTAGATTTGAAGAATTGCGACGAGAAATTATGGTTGGGGTCAAAGCTTCGGAACGTGGGGAAGTTATTGAGGGGGAAACGGTTTTTCATCAACTAGAACAGAAGCTACAGCAGCGTCGTCAGCAGACTGGTGAATGA
- a CDS encoding RNA polymerase sigma factor, RpoD/SigA family, translated as MPTVNTQTENLNTKFTADMVRTYLREIGRVPLLTREQEIVYGKQVQQMMKFIDAKEALAKKLHREPEMSEWADHVQQSETEIQQTVAQGKRAKQKMIEANLRLVVAIAKKYQKRNMEFLDLIQEGTLGLERGVEKFDPMRGYKFSTYAYWWIRQAITRAIAQQGRTIRLPIHITEKLNKIKKVQRELAQTLGRSPTPAEIAKELEIEPAQIREYLNMARQPVSLDVKVGDNQDTELQEMLEDDGPSPEYYTNQEFLRQDLNNLLAELTPQQRQVLALRFGLEDGNEMSLAKVGERLNLSRERVRQLEHQALAHLRRRRANVQEYVAS; from the coding sequence ATGCCTACTGTCAACACCCAAACGGAAAACCTCAATACCAAATTCACGGCTGATATGGTGCGAACCTATCTGCGAGAAATTGGTCGTGTACCACTGCTAACCCGTGAACAAGAGATTGTCTATGGGAAGCAGGTGCAACAAATGATGAAGTTCATCGACGCCAAAGAAGCTTTGGCGAAGAAACTGCACCGCGAACCGGAAATGTCAGAGTGGGCTGACCACGTTCAACAATCGGAAACCGAGATCCAACAAACGGTGGCGCAAGGTAAGCGGGCGAAGCAAAAAATGATCGAAGCGAATTTGCGCTTGGTCGTTGCTATTGCCAAAAAGTACCAAAAGCGGAATATGGAGTTTCTGGATTTAATCCAGGAAGGAACACTAGGATTAGAACGGGGCGTGGAGAAATTTGACCCGATGAGGGGTTATAAGTTCTCAACCTATGCTTACTGGTGGATTCGCCAAGCGATTACCCGTGCGATCGCTCAACAAGGTCGTACCATCCGCTTACCAATCCACATTACCGAAAAACTGAATAAAATCAAGAAAGTGCAGCGCGAATTGGCTCAAACCTTGGGGCGATCGCCTACTCCAGCCGAAATTGCCAAAGAACTGGAAATAGAACCTGCTCAGATCCGCGAGTACCTGAACATGGCGCGTCAACCAGTATCTTTGGATGTTAAAGTTGGCGATAATCAAGATACTGAGTTGCAAGAAATGCTCGAAGATGATGGCCCATCACCAGAGTATTACACCAACCAGGAATTCTTACGCCAAGACTTGAACAACCTGCTAGCAGAACTAACCCCGCAACAGCGACAAGTTTTAGCCTTGCGCTTTGGTTTAGAAGATGGTAACGAAATGTCATTGGCGAAAGTGGGTGAGAGATTGAATCTCAGCCGTGAACGCGTCCGCCAGTTAGAGCATCAAGCTTTGGCTCATCTGCGTCGCCGTCGTGCCAATGTCCAAGAATACGTTGCTAGTTAA
- a CDS encoding helicase HerA domain-containing protein, with translation MNSEQPLGSVIQGSLTEGLEVRLHPDISVEDMRVGKFLVVQGMRSRFFCMLTDVALGAANARIIANPPNWEDTFLRDVLAGSSTYGTINLAPMLMFTPESEESFSPTNGKSTNPFLPSVTGLASFVPQTSTTMELLPVKTIPSHFSQVYDASVDDFRRVFGWEDDPQRRNFSIGKPLDMDVPVCIDLNRFVERSNGVFGKSGTGKSFLTRLLLAGVIRKNAAVNLIFDMHSEYGWEAVAEGKNVNTVKGLKQLFPSKVEVYTLDPESTKRRGVRDAQELYLSYEQIEVEDIKLCGRDLGLSDAALDNANILFNEFGRSWIVQLLNMTGEDIKMFCEEKPGHPGSINSLQRKLMRMDNLKYMRAVCPQNYIDKIVQCLEAGKNVVIEFGSQSNMLSYMLVTNMITRRIHEHYVKKADKFLQSKNPNDRPTPLMITIEEAHRFLDPAIVQSTIFGTIARELRKYFVTLLVVDQRPSGIDNEVMSQIGTRITALLNDEKDIDAIFTGVSGGGGLRSVLAKLDSKQQALILGHAVPMPVVVRTRPYDATFYEEIGEPAWEEKPDAEVFAAAELAKADLGF, from the coding sequence ATGAATTCAGAACAGCCATTAGGTTCGGTTATTCAAGGTTCTCTAACTGAAGGTTTAGAAGTACGATTGCATCCTGACATTTCTGTGGAAGATATGCGGGTGGGTAAGTTTCTTGTTGTGCAAGGGATGCGATCGCGCTTTTTTTGTATGCTGACAGATGTAGCATTGGGGGCTGCTAATGCCCGAATTATTGCTAATCCCCCTAATTGGGAAGACACTTTTTTACGGGATGTTTTAGCCGGAAGTAGTACTTATGGGACTATCAACCTCGCGCCGATGTTGATGTTCACTCCCGAATCGGAAGAATCTTTCTCCCCAACAAATGGTAAATCGACAAATCCCTTTCTCCCATCGGTGACGGGTTTGGCTTCATTTGTGCCACAAACCAGCACTACAATGGAATTGTTGCCTGTTAAAACTATTCCTAGCCACTTTAGCCAAGTTTACGATGCCAGTGTTGACGATTTTCGCCGCGTATTTGGTTGGGAAGATGACCCCCAAAGGCGTAATTTTTCCATCGGTAAACCTTTGGATATGGATGTGCCCGTTTGCATCGATTTAAACCGCTTCGTGGAACGGAGCAACGGAGTTTTTGGGAAATCTGGTACTGGTAAATCCTTTCTAACACGGTTACTTTTAGCTGGCGTTATCCGTAAAAATGCAGCAGTAAATTTGATTTTTGATATGCACTCTGAGTATGGCTGGGAAGCCGTTGCAGAAGGGAAGAATGTAAATACAGTTAAGGGTTTAAAACAATTATTTCCTAGCAAGGTAGAAGTTTACACCCTCGACCCAGAATCGACAAAGCGCCGGGGTGTGCGTGATGCTCAAGAACTTTATTTGAGTTATGAGCAAATTGAAGTTGAAGATATTAAGTTATGTGGTCGAGATTTAGGACTTTCTGACGCAGCCTTGGATAACGCTAATATTTTGTTTAATGAGTTTGGTAGGTCTTGGATTGTCCAGCTGTTAAATATGACTGGTGAGGACATTAAGATGTTCTGTGAGGAAAAGCCGGGACACCCAGGTTCAATTAACTCTTTACAGCGCAAACTGATGCGTATGGATAATTTGAAGTATATGCGAGCGGTTTGTCCCCAGAATTACATTGATAAAATTGTGCAATGTCTGGAAGCTGGGAAGAATGTTGTGATAGAATTTGGTTCCCAGTCTAATATGCTCTCTTATATGTTGGTGACGAATATGATCACCCGACGTATTCACGAGCATTACGTCAAAAAAGCAGATAAATTCCTGCAAAGCAAGAACCCGAACGATCGCCCCACGCCATTGATGATTACCATTGAAGAGGCGCACCGTTTCCTTGATCCGGCTATCGTACAAAGTACTATCTTTGGGACTATCGCCAGGGAACTGCGAAAGTATTTCGTCACACTTTTGGTAGTTGATCAACGCCCATCGGGTATTGATAATGAAGTCATGTCCCAGATTGGGACTCGAATTACCGCTTTGCTTAATGATGAAAAAGACATTGACGCGATTTTTACAGGTGTATCTGGTGGTGGCGGACTGCGATCGGTATTGGCAAAGTTAGACTCTAAGCAACAAGCTTTAATTTTGGGTCATGCTGTTCCTATGCCAGTAGTAGTACGTACCCGTCCTTACGACGCAACTTTTTACGAAGAAATTGGTGAACCAGCCTGGGAAGAAAAACCTGACGCAGAAGTATTCGCTGCTGCTGAACTAGCCAAAGCTGACCTGGGATTCTAA
- a CDS encoding glutathione S-transferase family protein — protein sequence MLELYQWELSQYSEKVRLILDFKGLDYRKIEVTPGIGQVELFRLTGQKQVPVLKDRNRYIADSTEIAKYLDLEYPDRPIIPQDPKRRGLTLLIEEWADESIGIKGRKALFAAISQDQNFRKSLLPTSTPDIFKSLVEGVPTDLLSVLGFGVGYSPDIVKSAIASLKQDLEAVTLLLADSPYLTGDEPTLADLAVAGLSILLKFPSGPYLDLPASIRGKGLPIFSENIDYEPFFTWRDRLYAQFRKPLISTTPPTGSAPTSIQID from the coding sequence GCGCCTAATTCTAGATTTCAAAGGACTAGATTACCGCAAAATAGAGGTTACGCCTGGGATTGGACAGGTAGAACTATTTCGGTTGACTGGTCAGAAACAAGTGCCGGTATTAAAGGATCGTAATAGATATATTGCGGATTCTACGGAAATAGCTAAGTATTTGGACTTAGAATATCCCGATCGCCCAATAATACCGCAAGATCCCAAAAGACGGGGTTTAACTTTATTAATAGAAGAATGGGCGGATGAGTCTATAGGCATCAAAGGTCGCAAAGCACTATTTGCAGCCATAAGTCAAGATCAAAATTTCCGCAAGTCTTTATTACCCACCTCAACACCAGATATATTTAAAAGTCTGGTTGAAGGAGTCCCCACTGACTTACTCTCAGTGCTGGGTTTTGGCGTAGGTTATAGTCCAGATATAGTAAAGTCAGCGATCGCATCTTTAAAACAAGACTTGGAAGCGGTAACGTTATTATTGGCAGATAGTCCTTATTTAACAGGAGATGAGCCAACTTTAGCTGACTTAGCAGTAGCTGGCTTATCGATATTGCTCAAGTTCCCCTCTGGCCCCTATCTGGATTTACCAGCTTCTATTAGAGGTAAAGGATTACCAATCTTTTCCGAGAATATAGATTATGAACCATTCTTTACCTGGCGCGATCGCCTTTACGCCCAATTCCGCAAACCATTAATCAGTACCACTCCTCCAACAGGAAGTGCGCCAACTTCAATTCAGATTGACTAA